The following coding sequences lie in one Colias croceus chromosome 1, ilColCroc2.1 genomic window:
- the LOC123692014 gene encoding lipase member H-A-like → MKSLILLVTILGLCAGSSIPLVPGDNSHYVEGESRYVWMPDGEGVPQLVDLHEPVDEAFLQSRNGANNQYWLFTRQNRNNAQVLINGNANSVHNSNYRANRPLKVIVHGWNNDGNSPMNPMITAAFLDTQDCNVIVVDWRQLANRDYNTAARGVPDVGNHLGRFIQWVFNTAGGNWNNVHLVGFSLGAHVVGNAGRTGGGQARRVTGLDPAGPTWGGNSNALNRNSGRYVEAIHTDGRILGIMDSIADADFYPNGGRNPQPGCWVSTCSHGRANDLFAATVYHNHLVGRRCGNIWEAELSTCNGATLNMGNGNLSKSGSGLYGLLTRASWPF, encoded by the exons ATGAAGAGCCTAATCCTTTTGGTAACAATTTTAGGCC TGTGCGCCGGTAGCTCCATTCCGCTTGTGCCAGGGGATAACAGCCATTATGTAGAAGGTGAAAGTCGCTATGTTTGGATGCCCGATGGTGAGGGAGTTCCACAGCTTGTAGATTTACATGAACCTGTAGACGAGGCTTTTCTTCAATCAAGAAATGGTGCAAATAACCAGTACTGGCTGTTTACTAG GCAAAATCGCAATAATGCTCAAGTATTAATAAACGGTAACGCAAACTCCGTACACAATTCGAACTATAGAGCAAACCGTCCTCTTAAAGTCATCGTTCACGGATGGAACAATGATGGTAACTCTCCTATGAACCCAATGATCACTGCTGCATTTCTCGACACTCAAGATTGTAACGTAATTGTTGTTGACTGGAGGCAACTTGCCAACCGAGATTATAACACCGCTGCTCGTGGAGTTCCCGATGTCGGAAACCATCTGGGACGTTTCATCCAATGGGTTTTCAACACAGCTGGTGGGAATTGGAACAATGTTCATTTGGTCGGATTCAGTTTGGGAGCTCACGTTGTTGGCAACGCTGGCCGTACCGGTGGAGGCCAGGCGAGACGAGTCACAG gATTGGATCCAGCTGGTCCTACTTGGGGTGGAAACTCAAATGCCCTTAATCGTAACTCTGGCAGATACGTTGAAGCCATTCACACGGATGGTCGTATTCTTGGAATTATGGACTCAATTGCTGACGCTGACTTTTATCCCAATGGTGGTCGGAATCCTCAGCCAGGTTGCTGGGTGAGCACATGCTCGCATGGTCGTGCTAACGATCTCTTTGCCGCCACCGTTTATCATAATCACTTAGTGGGCAGACGATGCGGAAATATTTGGGAAGCCGAACTTTCAACATGTAATGGAGCAACCCTGAACATGGGTAATGGAAACCTATCCAAGAGTGG gAGCGGCCTCTATGGTTTGCTGACGAGAGCATCTTGGCCTTTCTAA